The following proteins are encoded in a genomic region of Chelmon rostratus isolate fCheRos1 chromosome 3, fCheRos1.pri, whole genome shotgun sequence:
- the ifngr1 gene encoding interferon gamma receptor 1 isoform X2, which produces MLLDGAFTALLLMSGVSAVIVPPPTNVAVSCQNLKVTVSWEYSQQQPETSFRVHIKGATGESEKETTVHQYDLTPFIWAYEERYMDNFFVTVTAVQGGNQSEAVQSETFSFNYLKPTVRRCELDFPHVTLNVKEATVTFRNPLHFYSELKQADKPDDASFKFYVSSKHGDVANDCTVKEENCRCDISFPEGVDKCVSLRGMLFDGIGVNQVMFRQTGDICESNEAGVHVITLVVLLSLTAFIIIVITILICKAKAWTMETPSLPKPLQPDLRERDLRYDIVSDTDISAVGLTVKKKPLICSEEENYPAKNLQHCSSDFQPPYSSSMDRGLLEGRNQELEAVALISEGHRTDEDSADDSEKTECVSINLEEEEEERSPYDSPHVLQVDMGDGDMATGYTSS; this is translated from the exons ATGCTGCTGGACGGTGCGTTCACTGCCCTCCTTCTCATGAGTGGAGTTTCTGCCGTGATTG TTCCGCCTCCAACAAACGTGGCTGTGAGCTGCCAGAATCTCAAAGTCACAGTCAGCTGGGAATACAGCCAACAGCAGCCAGAAACCAGCTTCAGGGTGCACATCAAAGGCGCCACTGG GGAATCTGAGAAGGAGACCACAGTCCATCAGTATGATCTGACCCCCTTCATCTGGGCATATGAAGAGCGCTACATGGACAACTTCTTTGTCACTGTGACAGCTGTCCAGGGAGGCAACCAGTCTGAAGCAGTGCAATCTGAAACGTTCAGCTTTAACTATTTAAAGCCAACTGTTAGAAGAT GTGAATTAGATTTCCCTCATGTGACTCTGAATGTGAAGGAGGCCACTGTGACTTTCAGAAATCCTCTGCACTTCTACAGCGAACTGAAGCAGGCTGACAAGCCGGATGATGCTTCCTTTAAATTCTATGTCTCTTCAAAACAC GGAGATGTAGCCAATGATTGCACAGTGAAAGAGGAAAACTGCCGCTGTGATATCTCTTTTCCTGAGGGTGTGGACAAGTGCGTCTCGCTGAGGGGAATGTTGTTTGATGGGATTGGCGTTAACCAGGTGATGTTCAGACAGACCGGTGACATCTGTGAAAGTAACGAGGCTG GGGTCCATGTGATCACACTTGTTGTACTGCTGTCCCTCACTGCCTTCATAATCATTGTGATAACAATTTTAATCTGTAAAGCGAAGGCCTGGACGATGGAGACACCCAGTCTACCCAAGCCTCTG CAACCAGACCTCAGGGAACGGGACTTGAGGTACGATATTGTGTCCGACACCGACATCAGCGCTGTTGGGCTGACTGTCAAAAAGAAACCTTTGATTTGCTCTGAGGAGGAGAATTATCCCGCCAAGAACCTCCAGCACTGCAGCTCTGATTTCCAGCCTCCTTACAGCTCCAGCATGGACAGAGGACTTTTGGAGGGCAGAAACCAGGAGCTGGAAGCCGTGGCGTTGATATCAGAGGGACACAGGACAGATGAGGACTCTGCAGATGACTCTGAGAAAACAGAGTGTGTCTCCATTaatttggaggaggaggaagaggaaaggtcCCCCTACGACTCCCCACATGTTCTGCAAGTGGACATGGGTGACGGGGACATGGCCACAGGTTACACCAGCAGCTAA
- the ifngr1 gene encoding interferon gamma receptor 1 isoform X1 translates to MVLLEATVCVAVELHCTDPYGRMFFVQVRVYLQLFPLFLLAVPPPTNVAVSCQNLKVTVSWEYSQQQPETSFRVHIKGATGESEKETTVHQYDLTPFIWAYEERYMDNFFVTVTAVQGGNQSEAVQSETFSFNYLKPTVRRCELDFPHVTLNVKEATVTFRNPLHFYSELKQADKPDDASFKFYVSSKHGDVANDCTVKEENCRCDISFPEGVDKCVSLRGMLFDGIGVNQVMFRQTGDICESNEAGVHVITLVVLLSLTAFIIIVITILICKAKAWTMETPSLPKPLQPDLRERDLRYDIVSDTDISAVGLTVKKKPLICSEEENYPAKNLQHCSSDFQPPYSSSMDRGLLEGRNQELEAVALISEGHRTDEDSADDSEKTECVSINLEEEEEERSPYDSPHVLQVDMGDGDMATGYTSS, encoded by the exons ATGGTCCTTTTGGAGGCTacagtttgtgttgctgttgaactGCATTGTACTGACCCATATGGCCGTATGTTTTTTGTGCAGGTACGTGTTTATTTACagctctttcctcttttcttacTTGCAGTTCCGCCTCCAACAAACGTGGCTGTGAGCTGCCAGAATCTCAAAGTCACAGTCAGCTGGGAATACAGCCAACAGCAGCCAGAAACCAGCTTCAGGGTGCACATCAAAGGCGCCACTGG GGAATCTGAGAAGGAGACCACAGTCCATCAGTATGATCTGACCCCCTTCATCTGGGCATATGAAGAGCGCTACATGGACAACTTCTTTGTCACTGTGACAGCTGTCCAGGGAGGCAACCAGTCTGAAGCAGTGCAATCTGAAACGTTCAGCTTTAACTATTTAAAGCCAACTGTTAGAAGAT GTGAATTAGATTTCCCTCATGTGACTCTGAATGTGAAGGAGGCCACTGTGACTTTCAGAAATCCTCTGCACTTCTACAGCGAACTGAAGCAGGCTGACAAGCCGGATGATGCTTCCTTTAAATTCTATGTCTCTTCAAAACAC GGAGATGTAGCCAATGATTGCACAGTGAAAGAGGAAAACTGCCGCTGTGATATCTCTTTTCCTGAGGGTGTGGACAAGTGCGTCTCGCTGAGGGGAATGTTGTTTGATGGGATTGGCGTTAACCAGGTGATGTTCAGACAGACCGGTGACATCTGTGAAAGTAACGAGGCTG GGGTCCATGTGATCACACTTGTTGTACTGCTGTCCCTCACTGCCTTCATAATCATTGTGATAACAATTTTAATCTGTAAAGCGAAGGCCTGGACGATGGAGACACCCAGTCTACCCAAGCCTCTG CAACCAGACCTCAGGGAACGGGACTTGAGGTACGATATTGTGTCCGACACCGACATCAGCGCTGTTGGGCTGACTGTCAAAAAGAAACCTTTGATTTGCTCTGAGGAGGAGAATTATCCCGCCAAGAACCTCCAGCACTGCAGCTCTGATTTCCAGCCTCCTTACAGCTCCAGCATGGACAGAGGACTTTTGGAGGGCAGAAACCAGGAGCTGGAAGCCGTGGCGTTGATATCAGAGGGACACAGGACAGATGAGGACTCTGCAGATGACTCTGAGAAAACAGAGTGTGTCTCCATTaatttggaggaggaggaagaggaaaggtcCCCCTACGACTCCCCACATGTTCTGCAAGTGGACATGGGTGACGGGGACATGGCCACAGGTTACACCAGCAGCTAA
- the ltv1 gene encoding protein LTV1 homolog: MPHRKKKSFIEKKKAVTFHLVHRSQRDPLAADEKAPQHVLLPTNKVEVEKRREEQRNFGVFFDDDYDYLQHLKEASGPTELVAAGPSHTVRQPIHLRDDEEEDDTDKAIPVATINLPSSVFASEFEEDVGLLNKAAPISGPRLDMDPDIVAALDEDFDYDDPNNVLDDDFIIKANSASGALDMEGDNEDDDDEWEDTDEEGDFDSEGGFSGDEDMEGSGCGREFLFMDEETKSRFTEYSMTSSVMRRNEQLTLLDDRFEKFYEQFDDDEIGALDNTELEGFIEPDSARLEEIIKDYFIQKEKEYQRPDDLGPKELPVVKEEEEDEEEEEEEMETVVITAPEEKWDCETIISTYSNIYNRPKVIEDPPKPKQIRVSSKTGIPLDVLPNRGLTAKQAERMSRINDSDLPRVSTQPRSKEESKEERKARKQATKEERKERRVEKKANKMAFKEEKVRQEKQMLSLRMNVQGLKL, encoded by the exons ATG CCTCATCGAAAGAAGAAATCGTTCATTGAAAAGAAGAAGGCTGTGACCTTTCACCTCGTCCACAGAAGTCAGAGGGACCCTCTGGCTGCAGATGAGAAAGCCCCACAGCACGTCCTCCTGCCCACCAACAAG GTGGAAGTAGAGAAGAGGCGTGAGGAGCAGAGGAATTTTGGCGTTTTCTTCGACGACGACTACGACTACCTGCAGCACCTGAAGGAGGCGTCGGGCCCGACTGAGCTGGTGGCAGCCGGCCCCTCACACACCGTCAGGCAACCTATTCACCTCCGtgatgacgaggaggaggatgacacaGACAAGGCCATTCCC GTGGCTACCATCAACCTGCCATCTTCAGTGTTCGCCTCAGAGTTTGAAGAGGATGTAGGACTTCTGAACAAAGCTGCTCCAATCTCAG gaCCGCGGCTGGACATGGACCCTGACATCGTGGCTGCTCTTGACGAAGATTTTGACTACGACGACCCCAACAATGTCCTGGATGATGACTTCATCATCAAAGCAAACTCTGCGAGCGGGGCGTTGGACATGGA AGGTgacaatgaagatgatgatgatgagtggGAGGACACAGACGAGGAAGGCGACTTCGACTCTGAGGGCGGTTTTTCAGGTGATGAGGACATGGAAGGGAGCGGCTGCGGTAGAGAGTTTCTGTTCATGGACGAGGAGACGAAGAGTCGATTCACAGAGTACTCGATGACGTCGTCTGTGATGAGGAGGAACGAGCAGCTCACTCTGCTGGACGACCGCTTCGAAAAG TTTTACGAACAGTTTGACGATGATGAGATCGGCGCCCTGGACAACACAGAGCTGGAGGGCTTCATCGAACCGGACAGCGCTCGTCTAGAGGAAATTATCAAAGACTACTTcatacagaaagagaagga ATACCAGAGGCCGGATGACTTGGGTCCCAAAGAACTTCCTGttgtgaaggaggaggaggaagatgaggaagaggaggaggaagagatggaaacTGTTGTTATAACAGCTCCAGAGGAGAAGTGGGACTGTGAAACCATCATCA GCACATATTCCAACATATATAACAGACCCAAAGTAATTGAAGACCCACCAAAG CCAAAGCAGATCCGTGTGTCCAGTAAGACGGGTATCCCTCTGGACGTCCTTCCTAACAGAGGCCTGACCGCCAAGCAGGCAGAGCGCATGTCGAGGATCAACGACTCGGACCTGCCGCGAGTGTCCACCCAGCCCCGCAGCaaagaggagagcaaagaggagaggaaagcaagGAAGCAGGCCACCAAGGAAGAACGCAAG gagaggagagtagagaAGAAAGCCAACAAGATGGCATTCAAGGAAGAGAAGGTCCGACAGGAGAAGCAGATGTTGAGCCTGAGGATGAACGTTCAAGGCCTGAAGCTTTAG
- the capn9 gene encoding calpain-9: MPLQSTLRGRGSVKALETQSDGKSFEQLRQECLQKGVLFEDPDFPAADSSLFFSQSVPVQFEWKRPTELCSNPKFIVGSADRTDICQGQLGDCWLLAAIASLTLKKDALARVVPHDQDFDHRYAGIFHFQFWQHNKWLDIVVDDRLPSVRDKLIMLHSASNNEFWSALLEKAYAKLHGSYESLKGGSTMEAMEDFTGGVGEIFETKKAPDNLFSIMKKALDRGSMMGCSIDISSSAESEAKTTTGLVKGHAYSITGMEQVNYRGKMVQLIRIRNPWGQVEWNGPWSDKSREWGYIDRAEKDRILQNSTDDGEFWMEFEDFKRNYDKVEICNMTPDSLTDNTKRHWEVNMFEGSWIRGSTAGGCRNFIDTFWTNPQFKLQLEDADDDDDMCSVVIALMQKNRRKLRKEGLDLETIGFAVYEAPPEQDQVWKDYFRYHASKARSQTYINTREVSGRFTLPPGKYLLLPTTFQPHHEADFLVRIFSEKKATAQEMGSNVDADLPDPPMPSLPEEESDEEKDLRRLFEQLAGQDQAISVRELQHMLNGVLSRRKEIKFEGLTLSTCHSIINLMDVDNTGMLEFQEFKVFWEKMKKWIMLFLSFDTDRSGKMSSYELRIALKAAGIQLNNKLLQLICLRFADKNYDIDFDDYLTCIVRLENMFRAFKAMSTSTSGRVRMNIVQFLLLSMNV, encoded by the exons ATGCCTCTCCAGTCCACTCTGCGGGGCCGGGGCTCCGTCAAGGCCTTGGAAACACAGTCGGATGGGAAGTCGTTTGAGCAGCTGAGGCAGGAATGTCTGCAGAAGGGGGTCCTGTTTGAGGATCCAGACTTCCCCGCTGCAGACTCCTCGCTCTTCTTCAGCCAGAGTGTTCCTGTACAGTTTGAATGGAAGAGGCCTACG GAGCTCTGCAGCAACCCAAAGTTCATCGTAGGCAgtgcagacaggacagacatTTGCCAAGGACAGCTTG GGGACTGCTGGCTCCTGGCCGCCATTGCATCCTTGACCCTCAAAAAAGATGCCCTGGCCCGAGTCGTCCCCCATGACCAGGACTTTGACCACAGATATGCCGGCATCTTTCACTTCCAG TTCTGGCAGCACAACAAGTGGTTGGACATTGTGGTGGACGACAGGTTGCCGTCGGTGAGAGACAAGCTCATCATGCTTCACTCTGCGTCCAACAATGAGTTCTGGAGCGCCCTGCTGGAGAAAGCCTACGCCAA ACTGCACGGCAGCTACGAGTCCCTGAAGGGCGGCAGCACAATGGAGGCCATGGAGGATTTTACCGGTGGTGTGGGGGAAATATTCGAAACCAAGAAAGCTCCAGACAACCTGTTCTCAATCATGAAGAAGGCCCTGGACAGAGGCTCCATGATGGGATGCTCTATTGAT atcagcagctctgcagagtcTGAGGCCAAGACGACCACCGGCCTGGTGAAGGGACATGCATACTCCATCACAGGCATGGAGCAG GTCAATTATAGAGGTAAGATGGTCCAGCTGATCCGGATCAGAAACCCCTGGGGTCAGGTCGAGTGGAACGGCCCCTGGAGTGACAA ATCCAGAGAGTGGGGTTACATTGACAGAGCGGAGAAAGATCGTATCCTGCAGAATTCAACAGATGACGGTGAATTCTG GATGGAGTTTGAGGACTTCAAGAGGAACTACGACAAGGTGGAGATCTGCAACATGACCCCTGACTCCCTGACCGACAACACAAAGCGCCATTGGGAGGTCAACATGTTTGAGGGAAGCTGGATCCGTGGCTCCACCGCTGGAGGCTGCAGGAACTTCATCG ACACATTTTGGACCAACCCGCAGttcaaactgcagctggaggacGCTGACGATGATGACGATATGTGCAGCGTGGTGATTGCTTTGATGCAGAAGAACAGACGAAAGCTGAGGAAGGAGGGCTTGGACTTAGAGACCATTGGCTTCGCAGTGTATGAG gcTCCACCTGAACAAGACCAAGTGTGGAAAGATTACTTCCGCTACCATGCGTCCAAGGCTCGCAGCCAGACCTACATCAACACGCGGGAGGTGTCAGGGCGCTTCACGCTGCCTCCTGGGAAATACTTGCTGCTCCCCACCACCTTTCAGCCCCACCACGAGGCCGACTTCCTCGTCAGGATCTTCTCTGAGAAGAAAGCCACAGCTCA GGAGATGGGAAGCAACGTTGATGCTGACCTCCCAGAC CCGCCCATGCCCAGCCTTCCAGAGGAGGAATCGGACGAGGAGAAAGACCTGAGGAGGCTGTTTGAACAGCTGGCTGGGCAG GACCAGGCCATCTCTGTCAGGGAGCTCCAGCATATGCTGAACGGTGTTCTCAGCAGAA GAAAAGAGATCAAATTTGAGGGCCTGACTCTCAGCACCTGCCACAGTATCATCAACCTGATGGAC GTGGACAACACAGGCATGCTGGAGTTCCAGGAGTTCAAGGTCTTctgggaaaagatgaaaaagtgGATT ATGCTCTTCCTGTCTTTCGACACCGACCGCTCTGGGAAGATGTCGTCCTACGAACTTCGCATCGCTCTCAAAGCTGCAG GCATTCAGCTGAACAACAAGCTCCTGCAGCTGATCTGCCTGAGGTTTGCTGACAAAAACTACGACATCGACTTCGACGACTACCTCACCTGCATCGTCCGCCTGGAGAACATGTTCA GAGCTTTCAAGGCTATGAGTACATCCACCAGCGGACGTGTGAGGATGAACATCGTGCAG TTCCTGTTGCTGTCGATGAATGTCTGA
- the taf5l gene encoding TAF5-like RNA polymerase II p300/CBP-associated factor-associated factor 65 kDa subunit 5L encodes MKRVRTEQIQYAVAQYLKRRQYVDTDSSLKGAKLFQSAEEMAASLTVQTESGCTNIVTAAPCQSDPQQYEIQYSRLRSFLSETEISWAKEVNCILYPLFVYLHLDMVHCGLKGAVDGFYSRFHSAFLQDSEQRAIVEQLRHVLTGQDIAANPKLSAFLEHKYVVHLTEPAYSYLLRYLQSEDNSALCRALSTHLQVEVTASRRTDYQLYGGASGATTATNSTSSWAGVDGAEGGEGVEVPAGIPQSEAALESLQDCIKKVREGPPTLTTVCFYAFHHTEQMLNTAEVSSDSRLLAAGFDSSTVKLWSLRARKLKAKPHQADVSLIHLACDVLEEDVEEEDSCGSEIKMLRGHSGPVFRTAFLTDSSGLLSCSEDTTIRYWDLGSFTNTALYQGHAYPVWDVDVSPCSLYFASGSHDRTARLWTFSRTYPLRLYAGHLADVDCVKFHPNSNYMATGSTDKTVRLWSTQQGASVRLFTGHRGPVLSLAFSPNGKYLASASEDQRVKLWDLASGTLFKDLRGHTDSVTSLSFSPDSSLVASSSMDNSVRVWDIRNSHGGTPADGSSSELVGLYTGNTSNVLNVQFMACNLLLVTGTAQEKAEQ; translated from the exons ATGAAGCGGGTTCGAACTGAGCAGATCCAGTATGCTGTGGCTCAGTACCTGAAGCGGAGGCAGTATGTGGACACTGATAGCTCCCTGAAAGGAGCTAAGCTCTTCCAGTCagctgaggagatggctgccAGCCTCACAG TGCAGACAGAGTCAGGGTGTACCAACATCGTTACTGCTGCGCCCTGCCAGTCTGACCCACAGCAGTATGAGATTCAGTACTCCAGGCTACGCTCCTTTCTGTCAG aaacagaaatatcCTGGGCAAAGGAGGTGAACTGCATTCTCTACCCACTCTTTGTCTACCTCCACCTGGACATGGTGCACTGTGGCCTGAAGGGGGCAGTAGATGGTTTTTACAGTCGTTTCCACAGTGCCTTTCTTCAGGACAGCGAACAGCGCGCCATTGTAGAACAGCTCCGCCACGTTCTCACTGGACAGGACATTGCAGCCAACCCCAAGCTGAGTGCTTTCCTGGAGCACAAGTACGTGGTTCACCTGACAGAGCCAGCCTACAGCTACCTGCTGCGTTACCTACAGAGCGAAGACAACAGCGCCCTTTGCAGGGCCCTCAGCACacacctgcaggtggaggtcACTGCCTCAAGGCGCACAGACTACCAGCTGTATGGAGGTGCTAGCGGGGCGACCACCGCCACaaactccacctcctcctgggCAGGAGTGGACGGAGCAGAAGGTGGGGAGGGGGTTGAGGTCCCTGCAGGGATCCCACAGAGTGAGGCTGCCCTGGAGTCTCTGCAGGACTGCATTAAGAAAGTCCGTGAGGGGCCTCCCACGCTCACCACCGTGTGTTTTTACGCCTTCCACCACACAGAGCAGATGTTGAACACAGCTGAGGTCTCATCCGACAGCCGGCTACTGGCTGCCGGCTTTGACAGCTCCACGGTGAAGCTGTGGAGCCTCCGAGCTAGAAAGCTTAAGGCCAAACCGCATCAGGCTGACGTGTCGCTCATCCACCTGGCCTGTGATGTACTGGAGGAGGAC gtggaggaagaagacagcTGTGGCAGCGAGATAAAGATGCTGCGAGGTCACAGCGGCCCGGTGTTTCGTACTGCCTTCCTGACAGACAGCTCCGGcctgctctcctgctctgaGGACACAACCATCCGCTACTGGGACCTGGGTAGCTTCACCAACACGGCGCTCTACCAGGGTCATGCCTACCCGGTGTGGGACGTGGACGTCAGCCCCTGCAGCCTTTACTTCGCCAGTGGCTCCCATGACCGCACGGCCCGCCTCTGGACGTTCTCCCGCACCTACCCACTGCGGCTGTATGCTGGGCATCTCGCTGACGTCGACTGTGTCAAATTCCACCCCAACTCCAACTACATGGCCACTGGCTCCACAGACAAGACTGTCCGACTGTGGAGCACCCAGCAGGGGGCGTCTGTTCGCCTCTTTACTGGCCACCGAGGCCCAGTGTTGTCGCTTGCTTTCTCACCCAATGGGAAGTATTTGGCTTCCGCCAGCGAAGACCAGAGGGTGAAGCTGTGGGACTTAGCTTCAGGGACGTTGTTCAAAGACCTGCggggacacacagacagtgtcaCCAGCCTTTCTTTCAGCCCAGACAGCAGCCTGGTTGCATCGTCGTCTATGGACAACTCAGTCCGGGTGTGGGACATCAGGAACTCCCATGGCGGGACGCCAGCCGATGGCTCGTCCAGCGAACTGGTGGGACTGTACACTGGAAACACCAGCAACGTGCTGAACGTCCAGTTCATGGCCTGCAACCTGCTGCTGGTGACAGGAACTGCACAAGAGAAAGCAGAACAGTAG